In a genomic window of Streptomyces katrae:
- the map gene encoding type I methionyl aminopeptidase, translating into MSGQSLLVPGELSPARSVPGNIRRPEYVGKPGPKPYTGPEVQSAETIEAMRIAGRIAAQAMEEAAKHIAPGVTTDELDRVAHEYMCDHGAYPSTLGYRGFPKSLCSSLNEVICHGIPDSTVLRDGDIVNLDVTAYIGGVHGDNNATYLCGEVDEESRLLVERTREALNRAIKAVKPGRQINVIGRVIESYAKRFGYGVVRDFTGHGINSSFHSGLIIPHYDSPHATTVMEPGMTFTIEPMLTLGTHEYDMWEDGWTVVTKDRKRTAQFEHTLVVTETGAEILTLP; encoded by the coding sequence ATGTCTGGCCAGTCGCTGCTCGTACCAGGCGAGCTCTCTCCCGCCCGTTCCGTTCCCGGAAACATCCGCCGGCCCGAGTACGTGGGCAAGCCCGGCCCCAAGCCGTACACGGGACCGGAGGTGCAGTCCGCCGAGACCATCGAGGCCATGCGCATCGCAGGCCGCATCGCCGCGCAGGCGATGGAGGAGGCCGCGAAGCACATCGCACCGGGGGTGACCACGGACGAGCTGGACCGGGTCGCGCACGAGTACATGTGCGACCACGGCGCCTACCCGTCGACGCTGGGCTACCGGGGATTCCCCAAGTCCCTGTGCTCCTCGCTCAACGAGGTCATCTGCCACGGCATCCCCGACTCGACTGTCCTGCGCGACGGCGACATCGTGAACCTCGACGTGACCGCGTACATCGGCGGGGTGCACGGCGACAACAACGCCACCTACCTGTGCGGCGAGGTGGACGAGGAGTCGCGGCTGCTGGTGGAGCGCACCCGCGAGGCCCTGAACCGGGCCATCAAGGCGGTCAAGCCCGGCCGCCAGATCAACGTCATCGGCCGGGTCATCGAGTCGTACGCGAAGCGGTTCGGCTACGGGGTGGTCCGGGACTTCACCGGGCACGGGATCAACTCGTCGTTCCACTCCGGCCTGATCATCCCGCACTACGACAGCCCGCACGCCACCACCGTCATGGAGCCGGGCATGACGTTCACGATCGAGCCGATGCTGACGCTGGGCACCCACGAGTACGACATGTGGGAGGACGGCTGGACGGTCGTCACGAAGGACCGCAAGCGGACCGCGCAGTTCGAGCACACGCTGGTGGTGACGGAGACGGGGGCGGAGATCCTCACCCTGCCGTAG
- a CDS encoding site-2 protease family protein — MVHQGGRGERRISSVFLGIVAVMAVTGWAVWTGYATSPGLAVFLFVTSAWVVSLCLHEYAHARTALHGGDFTVGAKGYLTLNPLKYTHALLSIVLPVVFVILGGLGLPGGAVYIERDRIRGRWRHSLVSAAGPLTNVAFAVVCTAPFWLDALDGVPQPFRFALAFLALLQVSAAILNFLPVPGLDGYGVIEPWLSHRARRELAPLAPFALIGVFALLWIPEVNAVFFDAVRGILRALGVSDLETYCGRDLYRFWTGQDGFCAAPSD; from the coding sequence ATGGTTCACCAGGGCGGCCGCGGCGAGCGGCGTATCAGTTCCGTTTTCCTCGGCATCGTCGCCGTCATGGCGGTCACCGGCTGGGCGGTGTGGACGGGATACGCGACGAGCCCGGGGCTCGCGGTGTTCCTCTTCGTCACCTCGGCCTGGGTGGTGTCCCTGTGCCTGCACGAGTACGCGCACGCCCGCACCGCCCTGCACGGCGGGGACTTCACCGTCGGCGCCAAGGGCTACCTCACCCTGAACCCGCTGAAGTACACGCACGCCCTGCTCAGCATCGTGCTGCCGGTGGTCTTCGTGATCCTGGGCGGGCTGGGTCTGCCCGGCGGGGCCGTGTACATCGAGCGGGACCGGATCCGGGGCCGCTGGCGGCACAGCCTGGTCTCGGCGGCGGGGCCGCTGACGAACGTGGCCTTCGCGGTCGTCTGCACCGCGCCGTTCTGGCTGGACGCCCTGGACGGGGTGCCCCAGCCCTTCCGCTTCGCGCTGGCGTTCCTGGCGCTGCTCCAGGTGTCGGCGGCGATCCTGAACTTCCTGCCGGTCCCGGGCCTGGACGGCTACGGGGTCATCGAGCCCTGGCTGTCCCACCGCGCACGCCGAGAGCTCGCGCCGCTGGCGCCGTTCGCGCTGATCGGGGTGTTCGCCCTGCTGTGGATCCCGGAGGTCAACGCGGTCTTCTTCGACGCGGTGCGGGGCATCCTGCGCGCCCTGGGCGTCTCGGACCTGGAGACGTACTGCGGCCGCGACCTGTACCGCTTCTGGACCGGGCAGGACGGCTTCTGCGCGGCCCCGTCGGACTGA
- a CDS encoding PhzF family phenazine biosynthesis protein — protein MNDLDVIKVFCAGDGRHGNLLGVVRDGRTVPDDAARQALAAELGYSETVFVDDPERGVVDIRTPGTRMSFAGHPLVGLAWLLDIEELRPPAGSVWARHDGEFTWITARPEWVTGKRTQQYATAAEVEALPTPPPGEGWLYAWAWEDEPAGRIRARGFPRRPDGAVPEDEATGSAAILLTAELNRALNITQGAGSQLLTAPAPDGTVELGGRVRFAS, from the coding sequence GTGAACGATCTCGACGTGATCAAGGTGTTCTGCGCGGGTGACGGCCGGCACGGCAACCTGCTCGGAGTCGTCCGTGACGGCCGCACCGTCCCGGACGACGCGGCCCGCCAGGCCCTCGCCGCCGAACTGGGCTACAGCGAGACGGTGTTCGTCGACGACCCGGAGCGCGGGGTGGTCGACATCCGCACCCCCGGCACCCGGATGTCCTTCGCCGGGCACCCCCTGGTCGGACTCGCCTGGCTGCTCGACATCGAGGAGCTCCGGCCGCCCGCCGGGTCCGTGTGGGCCCGCCACGACGGGGAGTTCACCTGGATCACCGCCCGCCCCGAATGGGTCACCGGCAAGCGCACGCAGCAGTACGCCACCGCCGCCGAGGTCGAGGCGCTGCCCACCCCGCCGCCCGGCGAGGGCTGGCTCTACGCCTGGGCCTGGGAGGACGAGCCCGCCGGCCGGATCCGCGCCCGCGGCTTCCCGCGCCGCCCCGACGGGGCCGTCCCCGAGGACGAGGCCACCGGCTCGGCGGCCATCCTCCTCACCGCCGAACTGAACCGCGCCCTGAACATCACCCAGGGCGCCGGCTCCCAGCTCCTCACGGCCCCGGCCCCGGACGGCACGGTGGAACTGGGCGGCCGGGTCCGCTTCGCGTCCTAG
- a CDS encoding heme oxygenase (biliverdin-producing): MDAFSTVIRVASHEQHTEAETSAFMSDLLGGRLGVEAYTRYTEQLWFVYRALEDAADALREDPVAGPFIRPELMRVAEIERDLAHLRGPDWRESVTALPATQAYAARVAQCAREWPGGYVAHHYTRYLGDLSGGQIIRDKAERTWGFARKGDGVRFYVFAGIANPAAFKRDYRDLLDAIAADDLEKQRIVDECKRAFDHNGAVFRELGEEFPLSA, from the coding sequence TTGGACGCCTTCTCCACGGTCATCCGTGTCGCCTCGCACGAGCAGCACACCGAAGCCGAGACCTCCGCCTTCATGAGCGACCTGCTCGGCGGCCGGCTCGGCGTGGAGGCCTACACCCGCTACACCGAGCAGCTGTGGTTCGTGTACCGGGCGCTGGAGGACGCGGCCGACGCGCTCCGCGAGGATCCGGTCGCGGGGCCGTTCATCCGGCCCGAGCTGATGCGCGTCGCGGAGATCGAGCGCGACCTGGCGCACCTGAGGGGGCCGGACTGGCGGGAGTCCGTGACGGCGCTGCCGGCGACGCAGGCGTACGCGGCCCGGGTCGCGCAGTGCGCGCGGGAGTGGCCGGGCGGGTACGTCGCCCACCACTACACCCGCTACCTGGGCGACCTCTCCGGCGGGCAGATCATCCGGGACAAGGCGGAGCGGACCTGGGGGTTCGCGCGCAAGGGCGACGGGGTGCGGTTCTACGTGTTCGCGGGGATCGCGAACCCGGCCGCGTTCAAGCGGGACTACCGGGACCTGCTGGACGCGATCGCGGCCGACGACCTGGAGAAGCAGCGGATCGTCGACGAGTGCAAGCGGGCCTTCGACCACAACGGGGCCGTGTTCCGGGAGCTGGGCGAGGAGTTCCCGCTCAGCGCGTGA
- the npdG gene encoding NADPH-dependent F420 reductase, translating to MTSSDSTQKPPAKDPWDLPDVSGLVVGVLGGTGDQGRGLAYRLARAGQKVIIGSRAADRAETAARELGLGVEGADNAECARRSDIVIIAVPWEGHAKTLEALREDLAGKLVVDCVNPLGFDKQGAYALQVEEGSAAQQAAALLPNSRVTAAFHHLSAVLLQDTSVEEIDTDVMVLGDSRADTDLVQALAARIPGMRGVFAGRLRNSHQVEAMVANLISTNRRYKAHAGLRLTDV from the coding sequence ATGACTTCCTCAGACAGCACCCAGAAGCCGCCGGCCAAGGACCCCTGGGACCTCCCCGACGTCTCCGGCCTCGTTGTCGGCGTCCTCGGCGGCACCGGCGACCAGGGCCGCGGCCTCGCCTACCGGCTCGCCCGGGCGGGCCAGAAGGTGATCATCGGCTCCCGGGCCGCCGACCGCGCCGAGACCGCCGCGCGGGAACTGGGCCTCGGCGTCGAGGGCGCCGACAACGCCGAATGCGCCCGCCGCAGCGACATCGTCATCATCGCGGTGCCGTGGGAGGGCCACGCCAAGACCCTGGAGGCGCTGCGCGAGGACCTCGCCGGCAAGCTCGTCGTGGACTGCGTCAACCCGCTGGGCTTCGACAAGCAGGGCGCGTACGCCCTCCAGGTCGAGGAGGGCAGCGCCGCCCAGCAGGCCGCCGCCCTGCTCCCCAACTCCCGGGTCACCGCCGCCTTCCACCACCTCTCCGCGGTCCTCCTCCAGGACACCTCGGTCGAGGAGATCGACACCGACGTCATGGTCCTGGGCGACTCCCGCGCCGACACCGACCTGGTCCAGGCCCTCGCGGCCCGCATCCCCGGCATGCGCGGCGTCTTCGCGGGCCGGCTGCGCAACTCCCACCAGGTGGAGGCGATGGTCGCCAACCTCATCTCCACGAACCGCCGCTACAAGGCCCACGCGGGCCTCCGCCTCACGGACGTCTGA
- a CDS encoding AfsR/SARP family transcriptional regulator, translating to MRYAILGTAQAIRDDGTPVAVGGARLRALLTALALRPGRTVPAALLVAEVWDGDPPADAVAALQALVARLRRALGHEAVRSAEGGYRLDAGRDDVDLYRFEGLVRSAAAVGDPARAAALYDEALALWRGPALASLPDPAAESARWEAVRMDARRGRLGAALALGEAEQALPELTELCARHPLDESLQSLRIRALRAVGRPAEALAAYETVRRDLSTRLGTDPGPALRTLHTELLSGTPAPEPRPAAPATPAWPTPQPPAPAPTPGPGTPAVAHPGPAPAGAAPASAGAAAWPAPAEAASAGPGTPPGHHPGGAPAVGGPGPAPAPGNLRARLTTFVGREEDIRAIGGDLGRARLVTLLGPGGAGKTRLSQEAAEAHPAGDWPDGVWLVELAPVDDPEDVAEAALTALGARETKLRGGAAEELRALTERTGDNPLDRLAEHCSRRRLLLLLDNCEHVIGAAAELAERVLTQCPGVRILATSREPLGVPGELLRPVEPLPDPVALRLLDDRGAAAKPGFRVADDPEAAAEICRRLDGLPLAIELAAARLRLLTPRQIADRLDDRFRLLTGGARTVLPRQQTLRAVVDWSWDLLDGAERAVLRRLSVFAGGCDLEAAEAVCADDSGLDVADVMAALVDKSLVVAAPGPAGDMRYRLLETVAEYAAERLEEADREETGRRHLVHYRELARTTEPLLRGHGQRAAADRIATEYENLRTALRRALATRDVGEVLCLVHALGWYWHMQDLRAEIRHWTEAAAALGPDPFAPPHVPAEPVHERLLDSPPPYSGEVLAEAWRAVHLVRLSSRDHTATTWDSPEVRAEVEGILATYRPGLPQTCRTPGSLWIYAVMIAGEPGLMKRVVDETVTAARALGPGYGWELASALQLRANILANRADWAGDASRDADESLALFRALGDDWGCAEALSARAESREKSGAYELACQDYLEAIAYAERLGARAQVTVLRVRMAGTLIENGRLEEAEKILGEITSTEQRFGNEAMPAARMFYAGLLGRTGRIPEARAQIDVLREEFALGAFAVFDAFLRATTAWLDNRDGKYEDALDRIRDAQRAVRHPLAAMVAPELPAVFLVTAAVSLASLGGRRRAYEAARLVGAYHANLPPRHVPVTAEREDAARARELARAELGDEAYERAHAEGGGLTVEEAAALF from the coding sequence GTGCGTTACGCGATTCTCGGCACCGCCCAGGCCATCCGCGACGACGGGACCCCCGTCGCCGTCGGCGGAGCGCGCCTGCGCGCGCTCCTGACCGCGCTCGCGCTGCGCCCCGGCCGGACCGTGCCCGCCGCGCTGCTGGTCGCCGAGGTGTGGGACGGCGACCCGCCGGCCGACGCCGTCGCCGCGCTCCAGGCGCTGGTGGCCCGGCTGCGGCGGGCCCTGGGGCACGAGGCCGTGCGCTCCGCGGAGGGCGGCTACCGGCTGGACGCCGGACGGGACGACGTCGACCTGTACCGCTTCGAAGGGCTCGTGCGCTCCGCCGCGGCCGTGGGCGACCCCGCCCGGGCGGCGGCCCTGTACGACGAGGCGCTCGCCCTGTGGCGGGGCCCGGCGCTGGCCTCCCTCCCCGATCCGGCGGCCGAGTCCGCCCGCTGGGAGGCCGTACGGATGGACGCGCGCCGGGGCCGGCTGGGCGCGGCGCTGGCCCTGGGCGAAGCGGAACAGGCCCTGCCGGAGCTGACCGAACTGTGCGCCCGCCACCCCCTGGACGAGTCCCTGCAGTCCCTCCGCATCCGGGCCCTCCGCGCAGTGGGCCGCCCCGCGGAGGCCCTGGCCGCCTACGAGACGGTCCGCCGGGACCTGTCCACCCGCCTGGGCACCGACCCGGGCCCGGCCCTGCGCACCCTGCACACGGAACTCCTCTCGGGCACCCCCGCCCCGGAACCGCGCCCGGCCGCCCCCGCCACCCCGGCATGGCCCACCCCACAGCCCCCGGCCCCCGCCCCGACACCCGGCCCGGGCACTCCCGCCGTGGCCCACCCCGGCCCGGCCCCGGCCGGGGCCGCCCCGGCGTCCGCCGGAGCCGCGGCCTGGCCGGCCCCCGCGGAGGCCGCGTCCGCCGGTCCCGGAACCCCGCCCGGCCACCACCCGGGCGGCGCCCCCGCCGTCGGCGGCCCTGGCCCCGCCCCCGCCCCCGGGAACCTGCGGGCCCGGCTGACCACCTTCGTCGGGCGGGAGGAGGACATCCGGGCCATCGGGGGCGACCTCGGCCGGGCCCGGCTTGTCACCCTGCTCGGGCCCGGCGGGGCCGGCAAGACGCGGCTGTCGCAGGAGGCAGCCGAGGCGCACCCCGCCGGCGACTGGCCCGACGGGGTGTGGCTCGTGGAGCTCGCCCCCGTCGACGACCCCGAAGACGTGGCCGAGGCCGCCCTCACCGCCCTCGGCGCCCGCGAGACCAAGCTGCGCGGCGGCGCCGCCGAGGAACTGCGCGCGCTCACCGAACGGACCGGCGACAACCCCCTCGACCGGCTCGCAGAGCACTGCTCCCGCCGCCGGCTCCTGCTGCTCCTGGACAACTGCGAGCACGTGATCGGGGCCGCCGCCGAACTCGCCGAACGCGTCCTCACCCAGTGCCCCGGCGTGCGGATCCTCGCCACCAGCCGGGAACCGCTCGGGGTGCCGGGGGAGTTGCTGCGGCCCGTCGAGCCCCTGCCCGACCCCGTCGCGCTGCGGCTGCTGGACGACCGCGGGGCCGCCGCGAAGCCCGGGTTCCGGGTCGCCGACGACCCGGAGGCCGCCGCCGAGATCTGCCGCCGCCTCGACGGGCTGCCCCTCGCCATCGAACTGGCCGCCGCCCGGCTGCGCCTGCTCACCCCCCGCCAGATCGCCGACCGCCTCGACGACCGCTTCCGGCTGCTCACCGGCGGCGCCCGGACCGTGCTGCCCCGCCAGCAGACCCTCCGTGCCGTCGTCGACTGGTCCTGGGACCTGCTGGACGGGGCCGAACGGGCCGTCCTGCGCCGGCTGTCCGTCTTCGCCGGCGGCTGCGACCTGGAGGCCGCCGAGGCCGTCTGCGCGGACGACAGCGGGCTCGACGTCGCCGACGTCATGGCGGCGCTGGTCGACAAGTCCCTCGTCGTCGCCGCCCCCGGCCCGGCCGGCGACATGCGCTACCGGCTTCTGGAGACCGTCGCCGAATACGCCGCCGAGCGGCTGGAGGAGGCCGACCGCGAGGAGACCGGGCGGCGCCACCTCGTCCACTACCGCGAACTCGCCCGCACCACCGAGCCCCTGCTGCGCGGCCACGGCCAGCGCGCGGCCGCCGACCGCATCGCCACCGAGTACGAGAACCTCCGCACCGCCCTGCGCCGCGCCCTCGCCACCCGCGACGTCGGCGAGGTCCTGTGCCTGGTCCACGCCCTGGGCTGGTACTGGCACATGCAGGACCTGCGCGCCGAGATACGGCACTGGACCGAGGCCGCCGCCGCACTGGGCCCCGACCCCTTCGCGCCGCCCCACGTCCCGGCCGAGCCGGTCCACGAGCGGCTCCTCGACTCGCCCCCGCCCTACTCCGGCGAGGTCCTCGCCGAGGCCTGGCGCGCCGTGCACCTGGTGCGCCTGTCCTCCCGCGACCACACGGCCACCACCTGGGACAGTCCGGAGGTGCGCGCCGAAGTGGAGGGAATCCTCGCCACCTACCGGCCCGGCCTCCCGCAGACCTGCCGGACCCCGGGCTCCCTGTGGATCTACGCCGTCATGATCGCGGGGGAGCCCGGGCTGATGAAGCGGGTCGTCGACGAGACCGTCACCGCCGCCCGCGCCCTCGGCCCCGGCTACGGCTGGGAGCTGGCCTCCGCCCTCCAGCTGCGGGCCAACATCCTCGCCAACCGCGCCGACTGGGCCGGCGACGCCTCCCGCGACGCCGACGAGAGCCTCGCCCTCTTCCGTGCGCTCGGGGACGACTGGGGCTGCGCCGAAGCGCTGTCCGCCCGCGCCGAGTCCCGGGAGAAGAGCGGCGCGTACGAACTCGCCTGCCAGGACTACCTCGAAGCCATCGCCTACGCCGAACGGCTCGGCGCCCGGGCCCAGGTGACGGTGCTGCGCGTGCGGATGGCCGGGACCCTCATCGAGAACGGCCGGCTGGAGGAGGCCGAGAAGATCCTCGGCGAGATCACCTCCACCGAGCAGCGGTTCGGCAACGAGGCCATGCCCGCCGCCCGGATGTTCTACGCCGGACTCCTCGGCCGCACCGGCCGGATCCCCGAGGCCCGCGCCCAGATCGACGTCCTGCGTGAGGAGTTCGCCCTCGGCGCGTTCGCCGTCTTCGACGCGTTCCTGCGCGCGACGACGGCCTGGCTGGACAACCGGGACGGCAAGTACGAGGACGCCCTGGACCGGATCCGGGACGCCCAGCGGGCCGTGCGCCACCCGCTCGCGGCGATGGTCGCCCCGGAGCTGCCCGCCGTGTTCCTGGTGACGGCGGCCGTCTCCCTTGCCTCGCTCGGCGGGCGGCGGCGGGCCTACGAGGCGGCGCGGCTGGTCGGCGCCTACCACGCGAACCTGCCGCCCCGGCACGTCCCGGTCACCGCGGAACGCGAGGACGCCGCCCGCGCCCGGGAACTGGCACGGGCGGAGCTCGGCGACGAGGCGTACGAGCGTGCGCACGCCGAAGGCGGCGGCCTCACGGTGGAGGAGGCCGCCGCCCTCTTCTGA